The window ATCCAGCGCGATCAGCAGACGCAGTTGTTTGAGGCGCAAACGTGCAGCGATGCTGCAAAGGGAAGGAACCATGTCCGTGTGTTCTCGATTCAAGAGGTAAACAATGACTGCGGCAACGCACACTTCGAATCCGTAACGCAAAACCGTAGCAGCTGGCGAAGCCTGCGTTCGGCTGCGAAGCAGTCGTAAAACCTGAGTACGCGGTTTTTTCTGACACACCGCATTGCCTGATCTCACGACTGCTGCGCAGCCGGACGCAGGCTTCGCCAGCTGCTACAAAGTGTGCGTTACGGCTTCGAACGGTGGCTGTCAGCGAATGGCGACCGGGTTGATGTTGACCTGGGTCGAGCCCGTGTACAGCGGCTGGCCGAGGACAAACATGAACTCCCACGCCTTGTCTTTCACCAGTGCCCGGCTGTCGATCAACTCAAGGTTGTAGATGCCGTTTTTGGCCAGCATGTATTGGTTGACCGGGAATTCCTGGCCGTCTTTGGCCGGGTAGATCTCCGACGCCCAGGTATCACCGCCGAAGGCGACGATCTGCTTGTCCACCAGCCATTTGGCCGCTTCCATGCCGATGCCCGGCTCCACGGCGAGGAATTTCTTGTTGTCCTTGCCCAGCAGCTCCAGCCAACCGGTGTTGAACAGCACCACATCGCCTTTCTGGATGGCGATGCCTTGCAGATCCAGGGCCTTCTGGATATCAGCGACGCTGAACTCGGTTTTCTCCGGCACGATCGGCGCGCCGTACACGGCGGTCATGTCCAGCACCACACCGCGGGTGACGATGGGCGGGACCTTCTCCAGGCCGAGTTTTTTCACGCCTTCCACGGTGACGAAATCGGCGGCGCGGTTGCCGTTGTAATAGACGTAATCGATACCGATATGGCCGATGCCGTTGAGCTGGGTGCCGACGCCGGTCCAGCCCACGACCAGTTCATCGTTGAAGGTGAATTTGTTCGGGCCCATGGTCGTGCCACCGGCTTCGCCCGGCTGGATGTTGGTCAGGTTGAAGCTGCGATGACGGAACGCTGGCAACGTTTTGTCGATGGGCACGGCCAAGGGGTAGGTTTTGCCGGTTTTGATCAGTTTCGAGGCATTGATCACCGACTCGGCGTTGAGCAGGTTCAGCGCGCCGATTTCATCGTTGGCGCCGTATTTGGAGGGGTACCATTTCTCGGCATCCGCAGCGTGGGCGGCATTGAGGGTGAACAACAGGGCAAACGGCAGTGCCAATCGATTCAGCATGAGGGGGTCCTTGTGAGTTGCAGTGGACCCAAGGTACGCAGCCCGTCTGCGGGGAAACAGACCGGCATCGGCAATACATTTGTTCTGGATATTCACGAGTGATGCGAGTGCCGTAGGAGCAAAGCTTGCTCGCGATGAACGATGACACGGCGTGTCAGGCCCGACGCCATCGCGAGCAGGCTCGCTCCCACAGGGAACCGGCGCCGGCCACACATCCTGCGAACGGCTCCCACAGGGGCTGTGCAAGCCAACCGGCCACGAGTTCATCCGGGACTCAACAAGGCTTCTCGCAGCAGCCTGGCTGCCGGCGAGTCCGGCACGCCTTTGCGCGAAACCAGCTCATACGGTTCGCTGCGCGAGGTGATGGGCAGCGGCAGCGTGGTGGTGAAACCGTAGCCGGAGCAGAACTTCGCCACGTCGGTCGACACCAACGCGACGAGGGTCGGGTTTTCCTGAAGCAGCGACAAAGTGGCAAACGCCGATGTGGTTTCCAGCAGATGCACCGGGAAACGCAGGTCGGCTTCGTGAAACTCGCGCTCCAGCAGCAAACGCATCGGCATGTTGGCGCGATAGACGACCCAGCGGTAATCCACGAGGTCCTTCAGCGATAGCTGCCGGGCATAGGCGAATGGATGCTGAGTGCTGGCGATCACCGCCAGGGTTTCTTCGACGAAGGTGGCGCTCTCATACAAGTAGGGCGTGGTGCTGATGGTCGTGCGGCAGATCGCAAGGTCCAGGCGCCCGGCGTCAAGTTGGCTGAGCAGTGCGGCGCTGGTGTCTTCGACGATCTCGATGGACAGCTTCGGGTGGTCGGCAATTACCCGGCTGATCGCGGTGGTCAGCAGTGGGACGGCGCCCATGATGGTGCCGACGGACACCCGTCCGCCCTCGCCGCTCATGATGCCGATGATCTCTTCGCGCAGGTGTGCGAGGTCGGTCTGGATCAAGCGGGCGTAACGAATGACCGAGCGTCCGGCATCGTTCGGCTCAAGCCCGCGGTTAGTGCGGGTGAACAACGAGGTACCGAACGTCGTTTCAATTTCTTGCAGGGCTTTACTCGCGCCGGGCTGGGTCAGCGCAACCTGTTTGGCCGCGCCCAGCAAGGAGCCGTGTTCATCAAGGGCTATCAACAAGCGCAGCTGCTTGATGTGCAGGCGGGACATGATCGAATTGAGTGAGGGCGTCATCAGGGTTAACTAAAAGTTATAGAGGTATCGAAAGTTGTCAGTATCGAGGCTCGCCACGACGGCCCTATAGTCCACCCCACAACCAGGCAATGCAATGGGTTTGACCAGAGAGCGAAAGCCTTCCTGCCGCAGACCGATTGCAACAATAACAATCCTGTATAACTTGTGGTGAATCATGTCCCTCATCAATTACGTCACCAAGATCCAGTTCGGCTACGACAGCCTGCAGCATCTGGCCGCCGAAGCCGGGCGCGCGGGCATTACCCGGCCGCTGATTGTTACCGACATCGGCGTGCGCAATGCCGGCATCGTCGACAAGGTCATCGCGGCCCTCGGCGCCAGACTGCCTCCTTCGATTTTCGACGCCACCCCATCTAACCCCAACGAACACGCGGTACGTGAAGCCGTGGCGCACTATCACCTCGGCGAGTGCAACGGCATCATCGCGGTCGGCGGCGGTTCTTCCATCGATCTGGCCAAAGGCGTCGCTGTCTGCGCCACGCACGACGGCCCCCTGCACAGCTTTGCGGTGATCGAGGGCGGGCTGGATCGCATCACCTCTGCCACCGCGCCGCTGATCGCCATTCCCACCACCGCGGGCACTGGCAGCGAAGTCGGCCGAGGCGCCATCCTGATCCTCGACGATGGTCGTAAAGTGGGCGTAATCTCACCTTACGTAGTGCCTCGCGTGGCCATCTGCGACCCGGAACTGACCCTGGGCCTGCCACCGATGCTGACCGCCGCCACCGGCATGGACGCGATCGCTCATTGCATCGAGACGTTCATGGCGCCGGCCTTCAATCCGGCGGCGGATGGCATCGCCCTCGACGGCCTGTGGCGTGCCTGGGAACACATCGAGCGCGCCACCGCCGAACCCGGTGATCGCGAAGCGCGAATGAACATGATGAGCGCGTCGATGCAGGGCGCACTCGCTTTTCAGAAGGGATTGGGCTGCGTGCACAGCCTGTCCCACGCCTTGGGCGGCATCAATCCGAAGCTGCACCACGGCACTTTGAACGCCATCTTTCTGCCAGCGGTCGTGGACTTCAACGCCAACGCCCCGACCGTTCGCGACGAACGCAAGCTCGAACGCCTGCGCCATGCCATGGGCCTCGAGGCCGGCGCCAATATCGGCACAGCCATTGAGGACATGACCCGCCGCCTGGGCCTGCCGACCCGCCTCAGCGAAATCGGCGTCGATGAAAGCCTGTTTGCCGGCATCGTCGAAGGCGCCTTGCACGATCACAGCCACAAGACCAACCCCCGCGAAGCATCGTCCGCGGACTACCTGTCGATGCTTGAGCAGTCGTTGTAACCGTCGCTATCCAACAATAAAAAATGAGGAGGCAGCCGCGTCGTCGGTTGAACCGACGCCAGCGCAACAATCATGAAGCCCACCGTCCTTATCGACCGGCAAGACAGCCTTGCCACCGTCACCCTCAGCCACCCAGGGAAAATGAACGCCCTGACCTTGTCCATGTGGCAGGACCTGGGTGATGCCATGACCGTGTTGTCCGCCGACGCCAGTGTGCGCTGCGTCATATTGCGCGGTGCCGGCGAACAAGCCTTCGCCGCTGGCGCCGATGTCAGCGAGTTCCCGAGCGTGCGCGCCAACCTGGCTCAAGCCCGGGAATATGCCGAAGTGACCTCGGCGGCCATGCGCGCGGTTGTCGACTGCCCGCACCCGGTGATCGCGATGATCCATGGCGTGTGTGTCGGCGGCGGCCTGGAAATCGCCGCACTCTGCGACCTGCGTATCTGCGGCACCTCCAGTCGTTTCGGCGCGCCGGTCGGCAAGTTGGGGCTGGTCATGTCGTATGACGAAATGGCCGGTCTGGTGGCGCTGGCCGGGCGCTCGACCACCCTGGAAATTCTGCTTGAGGGTCGCATTCTCGACGCCAACGACGCCTACGTGAAAAACCTCGTGACCCGCGTCGTACCCGATGCCGAGGTCGAGTCCGAAACCCTCGCCACCGCCCGGCGCATCGCCGTTGGAGCCCCCCTCGTCGCCCGCTGGCATCGCCAGGCTGCACGTCAGCTTGAGGCCGGCGTGGCACCCAACGTCGAGCAGATTGACGCGAGTTACTTCTGCTACGACACCGAAGATTTTCAGATCGGTCTGAGCGCTTTCATCGAGAAAGCCAAACCACAATTCAAGGGGAAATAACATGGGACCGCTGACAGGAATGCGCGTGGTAGAACTGGCTCACATCATGTCCGGCCCGGTGTGCGGAATGATGCTGGCCGACATGGGCGCCGACGTGGTGAAGGTCGAGAAAGTCCCGGGCGGTGATGATTCGCGCCGCTTCTCGCCGATCATGGCCAGCGGTGAATCGGCTTCGTTCATGGTGGTGAACCGCAACAAGCGCGGTATCGGCCTGAACCTGAAAACCGAGGGCGGGCGCGACGTATTGCGCCGCCTGTTGATGGACGCCGATGTGGTCACGGAAAACTTCCGTGCCGGCACCATGGAGAAATTCGGCCTGGGCTACGAAACACTGAAAACCCTCAATCCAGGGCTGATCTACTGCGCGATCTCCGGCTACGGCCGCAGTGGCCCGTTCGGCGAGAAAGGCGGCTTCGACCTGATCGCCCAGGGCATGAGCGGCATGATGAGCATGACCGGTGAAGCCGGGCGCGAGCCGGTCAAGGCCGGTTCGCCAGTGGCCGACATCAACTCCGGCATTCTCGCCGCTCTCGGCATCTGCGCGGCGTACGCCGCCAAACAGAAAACCGGCCTCGGCCAGATGGTCGATACCTCGCTGTTCGAAGCCGGCCTGCAACAGATGTACTGGCCGGCTGCGGCATATTTCGCCGACGGCACCATCCTGCCGAAGATGGGTTCGGCCAACTCCACCAGCGCGCCGTATCAGGTGTTCCGCACCGCAGACGGCTGGATCAACATCGGTGCCGCCAACCAGGCTAACTACGAACGGCTGGTCGAGGCGCTCGCCGTGCCACAACTCGAAGCCGACCCACGCTTTGCCAGCAACGCGTTGCGCATGGAGCACCGTCTGGCCTTGGTGGAAATCCTCAACGAAGTCCTGGTCGCGCGCACCACGGATGAATGGATGGTGCTGTTCGACAGCCTCGGCCTGCCTGCCGGGCCGGTCCTCGATATCGCCGCGGCGCTGGCCCATCCGCAAACCGAAGCACGCGGCATGGTCGTCGAGACCCAACACCCGACCGAAGGCCGGGTACGCGGTATGGGCTTGCCGATTCACTTCTCCGACATGGACAACGCCGCGCCGCCGAGCAGTCGGCATGCGCCGCTGCTCGGTGAACACACCCGCGAAGTGCTGAAAGAAAGCGGCTACGCGGAAGATGAAATCGACGAGTTGATTCGAAGCCAGGCCGTGGTGGCACTGGCGTAACGCAAAAAACTGTGGGAGTGAGCCTGCTCGCGATGAGGCCGTGTCAGGCGACATAAGTATCGACTGATACGCCGCCATCGCGAGCAGGCTCACTCCCACAAGGAGCAGCGTTTGCTTTAACGATCCGCTGTTTTTTAGAACAACTACAAAAACAATAAGGTGAACATCATGAGCCGTATCTTGACCGAGGCCGTCAGCCGCCGATCATTCCTGGTATCTGCCGGCGTCACCGTCGGCGGTGCCTTCGCCGCCAACCTGCTGCCCTCCAGCGTCTTCGCCGCGACCAAACCCATCGTGTTGCGCTACACCAGCAGCCTGCCCGATACCCATCCACTGAACATCCAGATGAAGGCGGCTTCGCTAGCCATCAAGACCGAAACCAACGGCGCCGTGGACCTGCAGGTGTACGCCAACGGCGCCATGGGCGGCGACACCGACATGCTCTCCCAGGTGCGCGCCGGGGCAGTCGATTTCATTCCGTTGCCAGGCGCGATTCTCTCCACACTGGTGCCGGCCATGTCGATTGAAAGCATGCCGTTCGCGTTCAAGGACTACGACAGTGTCTGGGCCGCGCTGGACGGCAAGCTGGGCGAATACGTACGGGCCAAGACCGCCAAGGTCGGCCTGATCCCGATGGAGAAAGTCTGGAACAACGGCTTCCGCCAGATCACCAGTTCGACGCGGCCGATCTACACGCCGCAAGACCTGGCCGGCTTCAAACTGCGAGTGCTGGTCAGCCCGCTGTGGACCTCCATGTTCAGCGCCCTGGGCGCCTCCCCTACCGGCATCAGCATCAACGAAACCTACTCGGCGTTGCAGACCAAAGTGGTCGACGGCCAGGAAAACCCGCTGGTGGTCGTCGAAGCCGCGCGCTTCTATGAAGTGCAGAAATACTGCTCCATGACCGACCACATCTGGGGCGGTTTCTGGATCGTCGCTTCGGGCAAGACCTTTCCAAAACTGCCGGCGGACGTGCAGGAAATCGTTTCCCGGCAAATCAACGCTGCGGCGCTGGTCCAGCGTCAACAGGTGATCGATCTCAACGCCAGCCTGGAGCCGTCCCTGACCGCCCATGGCATCACCTTCAACAAAGTCGACCGTTCATTGTTCCGCACTGACTTGCAGTCCAAAGGCTTTTACACCCAATGGAAAGAAAAGTACGGCACTGAAGCCTGGAGCTTGCTGGAGCAGTACGCGGGTCAACTGTCCTAAGCCGGAGACAAGGTCATGAAAAACGAAATACCAATGACGGATGTTTCTCCCGCTGAAGGACTCAGCACGCGCCCCACCACGTTTCGTCTCGGTCGCGCCTTGGACACCGGGCTGCGCTGGCTGACCGAAGGCAGCGCGGCGTTGCTGGTGGTTGTCGAAGTCACGCTGCTGTTTTGCAATGTGTTCTCGCGCTACGTGCTCAATCAACCCATTGTCTGGGGCGACGAACTGGCCTCGCTGCTGTTTCTCTGGCTGGCGATGCTCGGCTCAGTGGTGGCGATGCGTCGAGGCGAGCACATGCGCCTGACGTCGTTCATCGGACGGCTGCCGCTGGAAAAACGCGCCTTTGTCGACACCTTGGGCGCCGTGATTGTCATCGCGTTCATCGGGTTGCTGTTCACCCCGGCCTGGGAATACGTCAGCGACGAGTGGATCATCACCACCGCCGCCCTTGAAATCCCCAACGCCTTTCGCGTGTCCGCCATCGCGGTCGGTCTGAGCCTGATGCTGATGACCTGCGTCGCGCGTCTGCTGACCAGCGCCCGGTTGATCGACTTCTCGGTGTCGGTGGCGATGTTGGCTTCCCTGGCTGCGTTGTTGTGGGTGGCAGAAGGCTGGATGTTGCTGATGGGTAACTGGAACCTGGTCATTTTCTTCATGATCGGTGTGATGGCGATGATCATGATCGGCGTGCCGATCATGGTGGCGTTCGGCCTGGCCACGGTAGCTTATCTGTCGACCATGACCGGCACACCCTTGACCCTGGTGGTCGGCCGGATGGACGAAGGCATGGCGAGCCTGATTTTGCTGGCCATTCCGTTGTTTGTGTTTTTGGGGGCGCTGATCGAGGCCATGGGCATGGCCCGAGCGATGATCCGCTTCCTCTGTTCGTTGATCGGCCATGTCCGTGGCGGTCTGTCTTATGTGTTGATCGGCGCCATCTACCTGATCTCCGGCATTTCCGGCTCCAAGGCTGCCGACATGGCCGCCATCGCGCCGGCGCTGTTTCCGGAAATGAAGAAGCGCGGTGAGGATGAAAACGAACTGGTGGCGATGCTCAATGCCTCCGGGGCGATGTCGGAAACCATTCCGCCAAGCCTGGTGCTGATCACCATCGGCTCGGTGACCGGCGTGTCGATTTCCGCCCTGTTCACCGGTGGTTTCATGCCGGCGGTGGTGGGTGCAATCGCCATGGCGGCGGTGATCTGGTGGAAAAACCGCAAAGGCAACGCCACCACCGGTAAACGCGCCTCCGGCAAGGAAATCGGCCACTCGCTGCTGGTCGCGTTACCGGCACTGGCCCTGCCCTTCGTGATCCGCACCGCGGTGGTCGAAGGGGTCGCGACCGCCACCGAAGTCGCCGCCATCGGCGTGGCCTACACCTTCATCGTCGGGTTGCTGTGCTACCGCTGCTTTGACTGGCGCCGGTTGTATCCGATCCTGGTCAGCACCGCGTCGCTGTCCGGCGCGATCCTGATCATCATCGGCAGCGCCACCGCCATGGCCTGGGCATTGACCCAGTCGGGCTTCTCGCACCAGTTGGCGCAGGTGATGTCGACGGTGCCGGGGGGCGCGATGGGCTTCCTGATCATCTCCGCCGTGGCGTTCATCCTTCTGGGCAGTTTTCTGGAAGGCATCCCGGCCATCGTGCTGTTCGGGCCGCTGCTGTTTCCGATTGCCAAAGACATGGGCATCAACGACGTGCATTACGCCATGGTCGCGA of the Pseudomonas frederiksbergensis genome contains:
- a CDS encoding cyclase family protein — translated: MLNRLALPFALLFTLNAAHAADAEKWYPSKYGANDEIGALNLLNAESVINASKLIKTGKTYPLAVPIDKTLPAFRHRSFNLTNIQPGEAGGTTMGPNKFTFNDELVVGWTGVGTQLNGIGHIGIDYVYYNGNRAADFVTVEGVKKLGLEKVPPIVTRGVVLDMTAVYGAPIVPEKTEFSVADIQKALDLQGIAIQKGDVVLFNTGWLELLGKDNKKFLAVEPGIGMEAAKWLVDKQIVAFGGDTWASEIYPAKDGQEFPVNQYMLAKNGIYNLELIDSRALVKDKAWEFMFVLGQPLYTGSTQVNINPVAIR
- a CDS encoding LysR family transcriptional regulator: MTPSLNSIMSRLHIKQLRLLIALDEHGSLLGAAKQVALTQPGASKALQEIETTFGTSLFTRTNRGLEPNDAGRSVIRYARLIQTDLAHLREEIIGIMSGEGGRVSVGTIMGAVPLLTTAISRVIADHPKLSIEIVEDTSAALLSQLDAGRLDLAICRTTISTTPYLYESATFVEETLAVIASTQHPFAYARQLSLKDLVDYRWVVYRANMPMRLLLEREFHEADLRFPVHLLETTSAFATLSLLQENPTLVALVSTDVAKFCSGYGFTTTLPLPITSRSEPYELVSRKGVPDSPAARLLREALLSPG
- a CDS encoding iron-containing alcohol dehydrogenase; its protein translation is MSLINYVTKIQFGYDSLQHLAAEAGRAGITRPLIVTDIGVRNAGIVDKVIAALGARLPPSIFDATPSNPNEHAVREAVAHYHLGECNGIIAVGGGSSIDLAKGVAVCATHDGPLHSFAVIEGGLDRITSATAPLIAIPTTAGTGSEVGRGAILILDDGRKVGVISPYVVPRVAICDPELTLGLPPMLTAATGMDAIAHCIETFMAPAFNPAADGIALDGLWRAWEHIERATAEPGDREARMNMMSASMQGALAFQKGLGCVHSLSHALGGINPKLHHGTLNAIFLPAVVDFNANAPTVRDERKLERLRHAMGLEAGANIGTAIEDMTRRLGLPTRLSEIGVDESLFAGIVEGALHDHSHKTNPREASSADYLSMLEQSL
- a CDS encoding enoyl-CoA hydratase-related protein translates to MKPTVLIDRQDSLATVTLSHPGKMNALTLSMWQDLGDAMTVLSADASVRCVILRGAGEQAFAAGADVSEFPSVRANLAQAREYAEVTSAAMRAVVDCPHPVIAMIHGVCVGGGLEIAALCDLRICGTSSRFGAPVGKLGLVMSYDEMAGLVALAGRSTTLEILLEGRILDANDAYVKNLVTRVVPDAEVESETLATARRIAVGAPLVARWHRQAARQLEAGVAPNVEQIDASYFCYDTEDFQIGLSAFIEKAKPQFKGK
- a CDS encoding CaiB/BaiF CoA transferase family protein yields the protein MGPLTGMRVVELAHIMSGPVCGMMLADMGADVVKVEKVPGGDDSRRFSPIMASGESASFMVVNRNKRGIGLNLKTEGGRDVLRRLLMDADVVTENFRAGTMEKFGLGYETLKTLNPGLIYCAISGYGRSGPFGEKGGFDLIAQGMSGMMSMTGEAGREPVKAGSPVADINSGILAALGICAAYAAKQKTGLGQMVDTSLFEAGLQQMYWPAAAYFADGTILPKMGSANSTSAPYQVFRTADGWINIGAANQANYERLVEALAVPQLEADPRFASNALRMEHRLALVEILNEVLVARTTDEWMVLFDSLGLPAGPVLDIAAALAHPQTEARGMVVETQHPTEGRVRGMGLPIHFSDMDNAAPPSSRHAPLLGEHTREVLKESGYAEDEIDELIRSQAVVALA
- a CDS encoding TRAP transporter substrate-binding protein, translating into MSRILTEAVSRRSFLVSAGVTVGGAFAANLLPSSVFAATKPIVLRYTSSLPDTHPLNIQMKAASLAIKTETNGAVDLQVYANGAMGGDTDMLSQVRAGAVDFIPLPGAILSTLVPAMSIESMPFAFKDYDSVWAALDGKLGEYVRAKTAKVGLIPMEKVWNNGFRQITSSTRPIYTPQDLAGFKLRVLVSPLWTSMFSALGASPTGISINETYSALQTKVVDGQENPLVVVEAARFYEVQKYCSMTDHIWGGFWIVASGKTFPKLPADVQEIVSRQINAAALVQRQQVIDLNASLEPSLTAHGITFNKVDRSLFRTDLQSKGFYTQWKEKYGTEAWSLLEQYAGQLS
- a CDS encoding TRAP transporter large permease subunit — its product is MKNEIPMTDVSPAEGLSTRPTTFRLGRALDTGLRWLTEGSAALLVVVEVTLLFCNVFSRYVLNQPIVWGDELASLLFLWLAMLGSVVAMRRGEHMRLTSFIGRLPLEKRAFVDTLGAVIVIAFIGLLFTPAWEYVSDEWIITTAALEIPNAFRVSAIAVGLSLMLMTCVARLLTSARLIDFSVSVAMLASLAALLWVAEGWMLLMGNWNLVIFFMIGVMAMIMIGVPIMVAFGLATVAYLSTMTGTPLTLVVGRMDEGMASLILLAIPLFVFLGALIEAMGMARAMIRFLCSLIGHVRGGLSYVLIGAIYLISGISGSKAADMAAIAPALFPEMKKRGEDENELVAMLNASGAMSETIPPSLVLITIGSVTGVSISALFTGGFMPAVVGAIAMAAVIWWKNRKGNATTGKRASGKEIGHSLLVALPALALPFVIRTAVVEGVATATEVAAIGVAYTFIVGLLCYRCFDWRRLYPILVSTASLSGAILIIIGSATAMAWALTQSGFSHQLAQVMSTVPGGAMGFLIISAVAFILLGSFLEGIPAIVLFGPLLFPIAKDMGINDVHYAMVAIFAMGLGLFAPPFGVGFYAACAIAKVDPSGAMRRVWPYLGALVVALGVLIAVPWISIGFLPTA